One Paenibacillus sp. FSL H7-0737 DNA segment encodes these proteins:
- a CDS encoding FeoB-associated Cys-rich membrane protein: MVNVLIVTLIFGYSGWIIYRHVQKGKQGACAGCDKGKTCSAASLDSPLSCCSTPVNKKK, encoded by the coding sequence ATGGTAAATGTTCTAATCGTCACTCTGATCTTCGGTTATTCAGGCTGGATCATCTATCGACATGTGCAAAAGGGCAAGCAAGGCGCTTGCGCTGGCTGTGATAAGGGCAAGACCTGTTCTGCAGCGTCTTTAGATTCTCCCCTCTCCTGCTGCTCAACACCTGTTAATAAGAAGAAGTAG